Part of the Deltaproteobacteria bacterium genome, GTTTCCAAAGGGGGCGAGCATCCCCTTTGGTCGCGAGCGGGGTTCATACCCCGATCGCGAAATGCCGAGTTGATTTGACAGTTCCGGGTCATCTCTCTTATGATCGCGAGAAAATTGTCGCGAGGTTTTACATGTTTCGAGTCAAACTGCTGAGAATGTCGTTTTTTGTAGTCGTTTCTTGCTTCATGTCAGTGGCCGTCGTCCACGGGCAAAACAAAATTCGCGCCGCTTATAGTTCCACCAGCGGGATTTTTACGCCGGTGTGGATCGCCTCTGATGAGCGGCTCTATCAAAAGCATCAAACCGACGCCGATCTAGTTTTCATCGGCGGCTCGGCGGTGGCGGTGAGCGCGCTAATCGCCGGCGAAATCGATTTCATCTACGGCGGCGCCGATCCGATTATCGCTGGGATATTGGCGGGTGCGGATCTAACGCTTGCCGGATTTATTTCCACCACCACGCCGATCAGCCTGTATGTCGCCCCCGGTTATACGAAAGTCGAAGACCTCAAGGGCAAAAACGTCGCCGTGACGCGTTTGGCTTCCAGCACCGCCTATATGGCCA contains:
- a CDS encoding ABC transporter substrate-binding protein; protein product: MFRVKLLRMSFFVVVSCFMSVAVVHGQNKIRAAYSSTSGIFTPVWIASDERLYQKHQTDADLVFIGGSAVAVSALIAGEIDFIYGGADPIIAGILAGADLTLAGFISTTTPISLYVAPGYTKVEDLKGKNVAVTRLASSTAYMAKVCFSQYRLEPMKDIMLIQSGGYPESLAALQAGRMQGAMLSPPFTYRAEALGYKRIWNGAGVEYPSFVLATRKTFIRDAAERALRAFTAVAEGVHIFRTDKERAMPIMGKYTRVTDRTILESTYADN